One Setaria viridis chromosome 5, Setaria_viridis_v4.0, whole genome shotgun sequence genomic region harbors:
- the LOC117855785 gene encoding strigolactones hydrolase CXE15: MSGGTAPRVVEDFFGVIQLLSDGSVVRGDESTIMPAGPFPDVPSVQWKDAVYDAARGLKVRVYKPSPPAAGAEGKLPVLVYFHGGGYCVGAYDQPMFHSFCQRFAAELPAVVLSVQYRLAPEHRLPAAIEDAATFFSWLRDGAEPWLAESADLSRTFVSGVSARANLAHHVVVQIASGQIVLGPVRLAGYILFSAFFGSDERTATESDPPAGVSLTVEMFDQLWRMALPVGATRDHPLANPFAPGSARLEPLTLPPALVVAPGRDVLCGHVLRYAARLKEMGKAVELAEFVGEPHGFSVIRPRSEATEELMGVLKRFVHHHAVLN; this comes from the coding sequence ATGTCCGGCGGCACAGCGCCGCGCGTCGTGGAGGACTTCTTCGGCGTGATCCAGCTCCTCAGCGACGGCTCCGTCGTCCGCGGCGACGAATCGACCATCATGCCGGCAGGGCCGTTCCCGGACGTACCGAGCGTCCAGTGGAAGGACGCCGTGTACGACGCGGCTCGAGGCCTCAAGGTCCGCGTGTACaagccctcgccgccggccgccggcgccgaagggAAGCTCCCGGTGCTGGTGTACTTCCACGGAGGCGGCTACTGCGTCGGCGCCTACGACCAGCCCATGTTCCACTCCTTCTGCCAGCGCTTCGCCGCCGAGCTCCCCGCCGTTGTGCTCTCCGTCCAGTACCGCCTCGCccccgagcaccgcctccccgcGGCCATCGAAGATGCCGCGACATTCTTCTCCTGGCTGCGCGACGGCGCCGAGCCGTGGCTCGCCGAATCGGCCGACCTCTCCCGGACGTTCGTGTCCGGCGTGTCCGCCCGCGCCAACCTGGCCCACCACGTCGTCGTCCAGATCGCCTCCGGGCAGATCGTGCTCGGTCCGGTGCGCCTAGCCGGATACATCCTCTTCTCCGCGTTCTTCGGCAGCGACGAGCGCACGGCGACGGAGTCCGATCCCCCCGCCGGCGTGTCCCTGACGGTCGAAATGTTCGACCAGCTCTGGCGCATGGCGCTTCCGGTGGGGGCCACCAGGGACCACCCGCTGGCGAACCCGTTCGCGCCGGGCAGCGCGAGGCTTGAGCCGCtgacgctgccgccggcgctcgTCGTGGCGCCCGGCCGCGACGTGCTGTGTGGCCACGTGCTGCGCTACGCCGCGAGGCTCAAGGAGATGGGGAAGGCCGTGGAGCTCGCCGAGTTCGTGGGGGAACCACATGGCTTCTCCGTCATCAGACCGCGGAGCGAGGCGACGGAGGAGTTGATGGGAGTCTTGAAGCGGTTTGTGCACCACCATGCCGTGCTCAATTAG
- the LOC117855982 gene encoding uncharacterized protein, which translates to MATNGLQMKLLIDTKAQRVCFAEAGRDVFEFFSCLLGLPMSTDINLLTKERMVDSIGNVLASVQDLDGKFVISSKSKEPYLSPAVAPTVLCPLQKLLDAPLNASTKFFTLEGKSDYYGVHPCGYFSAAKGSKCPSCSKTMASPMKHVKPNGFAVGMATYTIMDDLSITPACSVSSVAMLAECGVTDLSSLQQKTVKIGKEEVAHLRYFLDSLKSKTVLTDVFLQKEKVLWKKEA; encoded by the exons ATGGCCACTAATGGATTACAGATGAAGCTCTTGATTGACACCAAGGCCCAGAGAGTCTGCTTTGCCGAGGCTGGCAGAGACGTCTTCGAGTTCTTCTCCTGCCTCCTGGGCCTACCGATGAGCACAGACATCAACCTGCTCACCAAGGAGCGCATGGTCGACAGCATCGGGAACGTGCTTGCCAGCGTGCAGGACCTGGACGGCAAGTTCGTGATCTCAAGCAAGAGCAAGGAACCCTACCTGagccccgccgtcgcccccaCCGTGCTCTGCCCTTTGCAGAAGCTGCTGGATGCACCATTGAACGCGAGCACCAAGTTCTTCACATTGGAAGGGAAAAGTGACTACTACGGCGTGCATCCTTGTGGCTATTTTTCTGCTGCCAAAGGCAGCAAATGCCCGTCTTGCTCCAAGACAATGGCCTCGCCGATGAAGCATGTCAAACCCAATGGTTTTGCCGTTGGGATGGCCACGTACACGATCATGGATGATCTCTCCATAACCCCGGCATGCAGCGTGTCGAGCGTCGCCATGCTTGCAGAGTGTGGTGTCACGGACCTGAGCTCGCTGCAGCAGAAGACCGTGAAGATCGGCAAGGAAGAGGTCGCACACTT GAGATACTTTCTTGACTCCCTGAAGTCCAAGACCGTCCTGACCGACGTCTTTCTGCAGAAGGAAAAAGTTCTTTGGAAGAAGGAAGCATGA
- the LOC140222772 gene encoding uncharacterized protein, whose amino-acid sequence MAANPAAPLMMKLLVDTKSHRVLYAEAGKDVVDFLFSLLALPLAAVTKLLTTGGTSTAGGSVSPLDDGAAAATTAVATKLPAAGAMVGSVGNLHRSVEALDAGHVCRRGARDALLAPAVLHLAPAAPNGRLLYRCRGCSCSPGCYNYATGVRGTPCPVCKGEMATEVQLVEPESDGGGAKNPAAAAAGEGSGGGYVRDMVTYMVMDDMTVAPMSTICAVTAITALGVTDITGLQAKTVEIRYKEGLALLKASLQSETVLTDVFLGAKGGGGGARA is encoded by the exons ATGGCAGCGAACCCTGCCGCTCCTCTGATGATGAAGCTCCTCGTCGACACCAAGTCCCATCGCGTGCTGTACGCGGAGGCCGGCAAGGACGTCGTCGacttcctcttctccctcctcgcgCTCCCCCTCGCCGCGGTCACCAAGCTCCTGACCACGGGCGGGACCAGCACCGCGGGCGGCTCTGTCTCACCGCTTGACGACggcgctgctgccgccaccaccgcggtGGCCACCAAGCTCCCGGCCGCGGGCGCCATGGTCGGCTCGGTCGGCAACCTCCACCGCAGCGTGGAGGCGCTCGACGCCGGCCACGtctgccgccgcggcgccaggGACGCTCTCCTCGCGCCCGCCGTCCTCCATCTGGCCCCGGCAGCGCCGAACGGCCGCCTCCTCTACAGGTGCAGGGGCTGCAGCTGCTCCCCGGGCTGCTACAACTACGCCACCGGTGTCCGCGGCACGCCGTGCCCCGTGTGCAAGGGCGAGATGGCGACGGAGGTGCAGCTCGTGGAGCCCGAGtccgacggtggcggcgcgaaGAACCCCGCGGCAGCGGCTGCGGGCGAGGGAAGCGGCGGGGGGTACGTGCGGGACATGGTGACGTACATGGTGATGGACGACATGACGGTCGCGCCCATGTCCACCATCTGCGCCGTCACCGCAATCACCGCCCTCGGCGTCACCGACATCACCGGGCTGCAGGCCAAGACCGTGGAGATCCGCTACAAAGAG GGTTTGGCGTTGCTCAAGGCGTCGCTGCAGTCGGAGACGGTGCTCACCGACGTCTTCCTTGGCGCgaaaggtggtggtggtggtgcacgAGCTTAA